From Haemorhous mexicanus isolate bHaeMex1 chromosome 2, bHaeMex1.pri, whole genome shotgun sequence, the proteins below share one genomic window:
- the P2RY6 gene encoding P2Y purinoceptor 6 isoform X1 — MGPYRVRGSPLFPGTSRCRCCRGAVPAERTLTAGNTAMANLTATSSGRNSCTYHEEFKHVLLPLVYSVVFVVGLPLNAVVIGQIWLARKALSRTTIYMLNLAVADLLYVCSLPLLIYNYTQKDYWPFGDFTCKFVRFQFYTNLHSSIFFLTCISVQRYLGICHPLASWHKKKGKKLTWLVCAAVWFIVIAQCLPTFVFASTGTQRNRTVCYDLSAPDRSAAYFPYGITLTFTGFLLPFVAILACYCSMARILCQKDELIGLAVHKRKDKAVRMVIIVVIVFSISFFPFHLTKTIYLIVRSSPALPCPALQAFAIAYKCTRPFASMNSVLDPILFYFTQRKFRESTRYLLDKVSSKWRHDHCITYGS; from the exons ATGGGACCTTACAGGGTGAGAGGGAGCCCGCTCTTTCCCGGCACATCCCGCTGCCG GTGCTGCAGAGGGGCCGTGCCAGCAGAGAGGACATTGACAGCTGGGAACACCGCCATGGCCAACCTGACAGCCACGAGCAGCGGGAGGAACTCGTGCACCTACCACGAGGAGTTCAAGCatgtgctgctgcccctggtGTACTCGGTGGTGTTCGTGGTGGGGCTGCCCCTCAACGCCGTGGTCATCGGGCAGATCTGGCTGGCGCGGAAGGCGCTGAGCCGCACCACCATCTACATGCTCAACCTGGCCGTGGCCGACCTGCTCTACGTCTGCTCCCTGCCACTCCTCATCTACAACTACACCCAGAAGGACTACTGGCCTTTCGGGGACTTCACCTGCAAATTCGTGCGCTTCCAGTTCTACACCAACCTGCACAGCagcatcttcttcctcaccTGCATCAGCGTCCAGCGCTACCTGGGCATCTGCCACCCCTTGGCCTCGTGGCACAAGAAGAAGGGCAAGAAGCTGACGTGGCTGGTGTGTGCGGCCGTGTGGTTCATCGTCATCGCCCAGTGCCTGCCCACCTTCGTCTTCGCCTCCACGGGCACGCAGAGGAACCGCACGGTCTGCTACGACCTGAGCGCGCCCGACCGCTCCGCCGCCTACTTCCCCTACGGCATCACCCTCACCTTCACCGGCTTCCTGCTGCCCTTCGTGGCCATCCTGGCCTGCTACTGCAGCATGGCCCGCATCCTGTGCCAGAAGGACGAGCTGATCGGCCTGGCCGTGCACAAGAGGAAGGACAAAGCCGTGCGCATGGTCATCATCGTGGTCATCGTCTTCTCCATCAGCTTCTTCCCCTTCCACCTCACCAAGACCATCTACCTGATCGTCCGCTCCTCgcccgccctgccctgcccggccctgcAGGCCTTCGCCATCGCCTACAAGTGCACGCGGCCCTTCGCCAGCATGAACAGCGTGCTCGACCCCATCCTCTTCTACTTCACGCAGCGCAAGTTCCGCGAGAGCACCCGCTACCTCCTCGACAAGGTGAGCTCCAAGTGGCGCCACGACCACTGCATCACCTACGGCTCCTAG
- the P2RY6 gene encoding P2Y purinoceptor 6 isoform X2, giving the protein MANLTATSSGRNSCTYHEEFKHVLLPLVYSVVFVVGLPLNAVVIGQIWLARKALSRTTIYMLNLAVADLLYVCSLPLLIYNYTQKDYWPFGDFTCKFVRFQFYTNLHSSIFFLTCISVQRYLGICHPLASWHKKKGKKLTWLVCAAVWFIVIAQCLPTFVFASTGTQRNRTVCYDLSAPDRSAAYFPYGITLTFTGFLLPFVAILACYCSMARILCQKDELIGLAVHKRKDKAVRMVIIVVIVFSISFFPFHLTKTIYLIVRSSPALPCPALQAFAIAYKCTRPFASMNSVLDPILFYFTQRKFRESTRYLLDKVSSKWRHDHCITYGS; this is encoded by the coding sequence ATGGCCAACCTGACAGCCACGAGCAGCGGGAGGAACTCGTGCACCTACCACGAGGAGTTCAAGCatgtgctgctgcccctggtGTACTCGGTGGTGTTCGTGGTGGGGCTGCCCCTCAACGCCGTGGTCATCGGGCAGATCTGGCTGGCGCGGAAGGCGCTGAGCCGCACCACCATCTACATGCTCAACCTGGCCGTGGCCGACCTGCTCTACGTCTGCTCCCTGCCACTCCTCATCTACAACTACACCCAGAAGGACTACTGGCCTTTCGGGGACTTCACCTGCAAATTCGTGCGCTTCCAGTTCTACACCAACCTGCACAGCagcatcttcttcctcaccTGCATCAGCGTCCAGCGCTACCTGGGCATCTGCCACCCCTTGGCCTCGTGGCACAAGAAGAAGGGCAAGAAGCTGACGTGGCTGGTGTGTGCGGCCGTGTGGTTCATCGTCATCGCCCAGTGCCTGCCCACCTTCGTCTTCGCCTCCACGGGCACGCAGAGGAACCGCACGGTCTGCTACGACCTGAGCGCGCCCGACCGCTCCGCCGCCTACTTCCCCTACGGCATCACCCTCACCTTCACCGGCTTCCTGCTGCCCTTCGTGGCCATCCTGGCCTGCTACTGCAGCATGGCCCGCATCCTGTGCCAGAAGGACGAGCTGATCGGCCTGGCCGTGCACAAGAGGAAGGACAAAGCCGTGCGCATGGTCATCATCGTGGTCATCGTCTTCTCCATCAGCTTCTTCCCCTTCCACCTCACCAAGACCATCTACCTGATCGTCCGCTCCTCgcccgccctgccctgcccggccctgcAGGCCTTCGCCATCGCCTACAAGTGCACGCGGCCCTTCGCCAGCATGAACAGCGTGCTCGACCCCATCCTCTTCTACTTCACGCAGCGCAAGTTCCGCGAGAGCACCCGCTACCTCCTCGACAAGGTGAGCTCCAAGTGGCGCCACGACCACTGCATCACCTACGGCTCCTAG
- the P2RY2 gene encoding P2Y purinoceptor 2 — MENLTTPPAWTRVTNSSLDPGGTDDNPYKCVFDEDFKYVLLPVSYGIVCVVGLFLNLLALYAFIFRIKTWNASTTYMFNLAISDTLYVVSLPLLVYYYAVGDNWPFSVGLCKIVRFLFYTNLYCSILFLLCISIHRFLGICFPLKSLQWGHVRHARKVSVAVWLVTVVCQSPVLFFVTTSAKGDTITCHDTSSKDLFGQFVIYSSVMLVLLFCIPFLIIIVCYCLMARRLLQPTRGISRLSRSKKKSVKMIIIVLVVFIVCFLPFHVTRTLYYSFRSWDLSCQTLNAINLAYKLTRPLASTNSCLDPILYFLAGQRFMKFAGNKVPWKPQNEVALGIVPNSQLGTSSDTDTLSKDLKS; from the coding sequence ATGGAGAACCTCACAACTCCTCCAGCCTGGACCAGAGTCACCAACAGCTCCTTGGACCCAGGTGGCACAGATGACAACCCCTACAAGTGCGTGTTTGACGAGGACTTCAAATACGTCCTGCTGCCCGTCTCTTATGGCATCGTGTGTGTGGTGGGGCTCTTTCTCAACCTGCTGGCCCTCTACGCCTTCATCTTCAGGATCAAGACTTGGAACGCCTCCACCACCTACATGTTCAACCTGGCCATAAGCGACACGCTCTACGTGGTGTCCCTGCCACTCCTGGTGTACTACTATGCTGTGGGGGACAACTGGCCCTTCAGCGTGGGGCTGTGCAAGATCGTGCGCTTCCTCTTCTACACCAACCTCTACTGCAGCATCCTCTTCCTGCTCTGCATCAGCATCCATCGCTTCCTGGGCATCTGCTTCCCGCTGAAGTCGCTGCAGTGGGGCCACGTGCGCCACGCGCGCAAGGTGTCGGTCGCCGTGTGGCTGGTGACCGTGGTGTGCCAGTCCCCCGTGCTCTTCTTCGTCACCACCAGCGCCAAGGGCGACACCATCACCTGCCACGACACGTCCAGCAAGGACCTCTTCGGGCAGTTTGTCATTTACAGCTCGGtgatgctggtgctgctcttctGCATCCCTTTCCTCATCATCATCGTCTGCTACTGCCTGATGGCCCGGCGGCTGCTCCAGCCCACCCGGGGCATTTCCCGCCTGTCCCGCTCCAAGAAGAAGTCGGTGAAGATGATCATCATCGTCCTGGTGGTCTTCATcgtttgttttcttcctttccacGTCACTCGTACCTTGTACTACTCCTTCCGGAGCTGGGACCTGAGCTGCCAGACCCTCAATGCCATCAACTTGGCCTACAAGTTGACTCGTCCCCTCGCCAGCACCAACAGCTGCTTGGATCCCATTTTGTATTTCTTAGCAGGGCAACGATTTATGAAGTTTGCGGGCAACAAAGTGCCCTGGAAGCCTCAGAATGAGGTGGCTCTGGGCATCGTGCCCAACAGTCAGCTGGGAACCAGCAGCGACACGGACACGCTCTCCAAGGATCTGAAATCCTAG